The Mycolicibacterium smegmatis genome has a window encoding:
- the moeA gene encoding molybdopterin molybdotransferase MoeA: MRTVEEHQRIVAGLIKARDPQSVPIADALGLVLASDVVAPLSLPGFDNSAMDGYAVVAEDIACATADTPVLLPVAEDIPAGRTDALTLKVGTAHRIMTGAPVPAGATAVIPVEATDGATDTVTIRAAARPGQHIRRAGEDVTAGTTVLHAGQMVTPAALGLAAALGLAELTVIPPQRVMVMSTGSELVKPGTPLQPGQIYESNAVMLSAAVRDAGAQVISSPMSHDDVDNFRAVLAEHARDIDLIITTGGVSAGAYEVVKDALAEQVDFVKVAMQPGMPQGSGVVGSTPIITLPGNPVSALVSFEVFVRAPLRAAMGHPEPERPKLTATLTESLTSPAGKRQFRRGVLTGDTVTSYGPPASHHLRWLASANCLLEIGEDLTEVPAGTSVQVWDLS, encoded by the coding sequence ATGCGTACCGTCGAAGAACACCAGAGAATCGTCGCAGGCCTGATCAAAGCCCGTGACCCGCAATCCGTTCCGATCGCCGACGCGCTGGGCCTGGTGCTCGCGTCCGATGTCGTGGCGCCGCTCTCGCTCCCGGGGTTCGACAACTCGGCGATGGACGGTTACGCCGTCGTGGCCGAGGACATCGCCTGCGCGACGGCCGACACCCCGGTGCTGCTGCCCGTCGCCGAGGACATCCCGGCCGGGCGCACCGACGCGCTGACTCTGAAAGTCGGTACGGCACACCGGATCATGACGGGTGCACCGGTTCCGGCCGGCGCTACCGCGGTGATCCCGGTCGAGGCCACCGACGGCGCGACCGACACGGTGACCATCCGCGCGGCCGCACGGCCGGGCCAGCACATCCGCCGCGCGGGCGAGGACGTCACGGCAGGCACCACGGTGCTGCACGCCGGTCAGATGGTCACCCCGGCCGCGCTGGGCCTGGCCGCGGCCCTCGGACTGGCCGAGCTGACCGTCATCCCGCCACAGCGCGTGATGGTGATGTCCACCGGGAGCGAACTCGTCAAACCGGGCACGCCGCTGCAGCCCGGGCAGATCTACGAGTCGAACGCCGTGATGCTCTCCGCCGCGGTCCGCGACGCCGGCGCGCAGGTGATCTCGTCGCCCATGTCGCACGACGACGTCGACAACTTCCGCGCGGTGCTCGCCGAGCACGCCCGCGACATCGACCTGATCATCACCACGGGCGGTGTCAGCGCGGGCGCCTACGAAGTGGTCAAGGACGCCCTGGCCGAGCAGGTCGACTTCGTCAAGGTCGCGATGCAGCCCGGCATGCCTCAGGGTTCCGGTGTCGTCGGCTCCACGCCCATCATCACCTTGCCCGGCAACCCGGTCAGCGCGCTCGTGTCGTTCGAGGTGTTCGTCCGCGCGCCGCTGCGCGCGGCGATGGGGCACCCCGAACCGGAACGGCCCAAGCTCACCGCGACGCTCACCGAGTCGCTCACCTCACCGGCAGGCAAACGCCAGTTCCGCCGCGGGGTGCTCACCGGCGACACCGTCACCAGCTACGGGCCTCCGGCGTCGCATCACCTGCGCTGGCTGGCCTCGGCGAACTGTCTGCTGGAGATCGGCGAAGACCTCACCGAGGTGCCCGCCGGGACGTCGGTCCAGGTCTGGGACCTGAGCTAG
- a CDS encoding SDR family NAD(P)-dependent oxidoreductase has protein sequence MSADTKWTEADVPDQSGRVAIVTGSNTGLGYETARVLAAKGAHVVIAVRNLDKGRDAVDRIMASTPKADLKLQKLDVGSLDSVRTAADELKSAYPHIDLLINNAGVMYPPKQTTVDGFELQFGTNHLGPFALTGLLIDNLLPVEGSRVVAVASVAHRIRAKIHFEDLQWERRYNRVEAYGQSKLANLLFAYELQRRLAAAGKPTISVAAHPGLSNTELMRHIPGTGLPGYHQIASLFSNSPLMGALATLRAATDPGVKGGEYYGPDGFREVRGHPKLVKSSSQSRDPELQRRLWAVSEELTGVSYPV, from the coding sequence ATGAGCGCCGACACGAAGTGGACCGAGGCCGACGTTCCCGATCAATCAGGCCGGGTGGCCATCGTCACCGGATCCAACACCGGACTGGGTTACGAGACCGCGAGGGTGCTGGCCGCCAAGGGCGCGCACGTGGTCATCGCGGTGCGCAACCTGGACAAGGGCCGCGATGCCGTGGACCGGATCATGGCCTCGACACCCAAGGCCGATCTGAAGCTGCAGAAGCTGGACGTGGGGTCACTGGATTCCGTACGCACCGCGGCCGACGAACTCAAGAGCGCCTACCCGCACATCGACCTGCTGATCAACAACGCCGGCGTGATGTATCCGCCCAAGCAGACCACCGTCGACGGGTTCGAGCTGCAGTTCGGCACCAACCATCTGGGGCCGTTCGCGCTGACGGGTCTGCTCATCGACAACCTGCTGCCGGTCGAGGGCTCCCGCGTGGTGGCCGTCGCCAGCGTGGCCCACCGCATCCGCGCCAAGATCCACTTCGAGGATCTGCAGTGGGAACGCCGCTACAACCGGGTCGAGGCGTACGGCCAGTCCAAGCTCGCGAATCTGTTGTTCGCGTACGAACTTCAGCGTCGCCTCGCCGCGGCAGGCAAGCCGACCATCTCGGTGGCCGCCCATCCCGGTTTGTCGAACACCGAACTCATGCGGCACATCCCCGGCACCGGGCTGCCCGGCTACCACCAGATCGCGAGCCTGTTCTCCAACAGCCCGCTGATGGGCGCGCTGGCGACGCTGCGCGCGGCCACCGATCCCGGCGTCAAGGGCGGCGAGTACTACGGCCCGGACGGGTTCCGCGAGGTGCGCGGACACCCCAAGCTCGTGAAATCCAGTTCCCAGTCCCGTGATCCGGAGTTGCAACGCCGGTTGTGGGCCGTCTCAGAAGAGCTGACCGGCGTCAGCTACCCGGTGTGA
- a CDS encoding PH domain-containing protein, with protein MDREGEEYSGSTASGLVLLDPSNPPSRKAPLAWAMGAAIPWSMLVFGQLVWLLFDRRMLWLHGLAAVATAAGIVLFVVIVPLWRYRVHRWDISVDTATPAVYTRTGWLVQERRIAPISRVQTVDTYRGPLDRLFGLANVTVTTASSAGAVRIVALDVDVADRVVALLTDIAAIGEQDAT; from the coding sequence ATGGACCGCGAAGGTGAGGAGTATTCGGGCAGCACCGCATCGGGATTGGTTTTGCTCGACCCGTCGAACCCGCCGAGCCGCAAGGCGCCCCTGGCGTGGGCGATGGGTGCGGCGATCCCGTGGTCGATGCTGGTCTTCGGACAGCTCGTGTGGCTTCTGTTCGATCGCAGGATGCTGTGGCTGCACGGTCTGGCCGCGGTCGCCACGGCGGCGGGCATCGTGCTGTTCGTGGTGATCGTGCCGCTGTGGCGGTACCGCGTGCACCGGTGGGACATCAGCGTCGACACCGCGACACCCGCGGTGTACACCCGCACGGGGTGGCTCGTGCAGGAGCGGCGCATCGCGCCGATCTCCCGCGTGCAGACCGTGGACACCTACCGCGGTCCGTTGGACCGGTTGTTCGGCCTGGCCAACGTGACCGTGACGACGGCGTCTTCGGCCGGGGCCGTCCGCATCGTCGCACTCGACGTCGACGTCGCCGACCGGGTGGTGGCGCTGCTGACCGACATCGCCGCGATCGGTGAACAGGACGCCACATGA
- a CDS encoding PH domain-containing protein, translated as MTAPPQPPGAGPQWQRLSPRMLLVHPVHEVLQQIPLLVGSVVLGSATGNPLWTVAAIVLTILFGLARWFTTTYRIEPNEVQLRTGVLQRKVLAVPRNRIRSVSTDARLLHRVMGLTVLRISTGQEAKGDAEFALDAVEAGQVPRLRAILLADLADASPEEHVPAGRELARWQPAWLRYSPLSFTGLAMILAAFGIVYQAGAGALMRDSAFAQSGLDAAERLGVAVSIAIVVGAVLVASVVLSVLRSLLTYGNLVLTRRDGPGGDGVLHLQHGLLRVREHTYDTRRLRGGTLREPLLVRMFGGARLDAVMTGIGGEGEASLLLPPCPAATARGVLTALIGRPDAVSGPLRPHGPAATRRRWTRALVLPVIALPVLAVVGVPVWAWVLWALVTVAAALLAADRSRALGHRVDGDWLVAQAGSVERRRDCLHTDGIIGWTVRQTLLQRRAGVATLIAATAAGQKRYEVIDVPAGQAWAIAAAGTPWIADSVWAHTPVGFDLR; from the coding sequence ATGACCGCACCACCGCAACCGCCCGGTGCCGGGCCGCAGTGGCAGCGGCTGAGCCCACGCATGCTGCTGGTGCATCCGGTACACGAAGTGCTGCAGCAGATACCGCTGCTGGTCGGTTCGGTGGTGCTGGGGTCGGCGACCGGCAACCCGCTGTGGACGGTGGCCGCGATCGTGCTGACCATCCTGTTCGGGCTGGCGCGGTGGTTCACCACCACCTACCGCATCGAACCGAACGAGGTGCAACTGCGCACCGGCGTGCTGCAACGCAAGGTTCTTGCGGTGCCGCGCAACCGGATTCGTTCGGTGTCCACCGACGCGCGGCTGCTGCACCGCGTCATGGGGCTCACCGTGCTGCGGATCAGCACCGGCCAGGAGGCCAAGGGCGACGCCGAGTTCGCGCTCGACGCCGTCGAAGCCGGTCAGGTGCCGCGGCTGCGTGCGATCCTGCTGGCCGATCTGGCCGACGCGAGTCCCGAGGAGCACGTGCCCGCTGGACGTGAACTCGCCCGCTGGCAGCCGGCCTGGCTGCGGTACAGCCCGCTGAGCTTCACGGGCCTGGCAATGATCCTCGCGGCGTTCGGCATCGTGTACCAGGCAGGGGCGGGTGCGCTGATGCGCGATTCGGCGTTCGCGCAGTCCGGTCTGGATGCCGCCGAACGACTCGGTGTCGCGGTCAGCATCGCGATCGTGGTGGGTGCGGTGCTGGTCGCCTCGGTCGTGCTGTCGGTGCTGCGCTCGTTGCTGACGTACGGGAATCTGGTGCTGACGCGGCGGGACGGCCCAGGCGGTGACGGAGTACTTCACTTGCAGCACGGGTTGCTGCGCGTGCGTGAACACACCTACGACACGCGTCGGCTGCGCGGCGGGACGCTGCGTGAACCGTTGCTGGTGCGCATGTTCGGCGGTGCGCGACTCGATGCGGTGATGACGGGCATCGGCGGCGAGGGCGAGGCGTCGCTGCTGTTGCCGCCGTGCCCGGCAGCGACGGCCCGTGGTGTGTTGACCGCGCTCATCGGGCGTCCCGACGCGGTGTCGGGCCCGTTGCGTCCCCACGGGCCCGCCGCCACGCGCCGCCGCTGGACCCGCGCCCTGGTACTGCCGGTGATCGCGCTGCCCGTGCTCGCCGTCGTCGGCGTCCCGGTGTGGGCATGGGTCCTGTGGGCGCTGGTCACGGTGGCCGCGGCGCTGCTGGCGGCCGACCGGTCACGCGCGCTGGGCCACCGCGTCGACGGCGACTGGCTGGTGGCGCAGGCCGGAAGCGTCGAACGCCGGCGTGACTGCCTGCACACCGACGGCATCATCGGCTGGACGGTCCGGCAGACACTGCTGCAACGTCGCGCCGGGGTCGCCACGCTGATCGCGGCGACCGCCGCGGGCCAGAAGCGCTACGAGGTGATCGACGTCCCCGCGGGACAGGCGTGGGCGATTGCTGCCGCGGGGACGCCGTGGATAGCAGACAGTGTCTGGGCCCACACACCCGTGGGGTTCGACTTGCGCTGA
- a CDS encoding HAD-IIA family hydrolase — translation MAIGGVLFDIDGVLVTSWQPIEGAAQTLRVLADNQIARSYLTNTTTKTRVQIAELLTAAGMDVSPDEVITAAVLTAEYVRDRFPGARCFLVNSGRIDEDMPGVDVVYSSEFSGPRAPEAPDVVLLGGAGPEYSHLTLSWVYDWMAQGVPVVAMHRSTSWTTTDGLRVDTGMYLIGMEETSGRKATAVGKPAPEGFLAAASRLGVDPDEMYMIGDDLNNDVLAAQVVGMTGVLVRTGKFRQSVLDRWAADDFAMQPNHVIDSVADLPALLGL, via the coding sequence ATGGCTATCGGTGGTGTGCTCTTCGACATCGATGGTGTGCTGGTGACGTCATGGCAACCGATCGAAGGTGCGGCCCAGACGTTGCGGGTGCTGGCCGACAACCAGATCGCGCGGTCGTACCTGACCAACACCACCACCAAGACCCGCGTCCAGATCGCCGAACTGCTGACCGCGGCCGGGATGGACGTCTCACCCGATGAGGTGATCACCGCTGCGGTGCTGACGGCGGAGTACGTGCGTGATCGTTTTCCGGGCGCACGGTGCTTCCTGGTCAACAGCGGCCGCATCGACGAGGACATGCCCGGCGTCGACGTCGTCTACTCCAGTGAGTTCAGCGGCCCACGCGCCCCGGAGGCTCCCGACGTGGTGCTGCTGGGCGGGGCCGGACCCGAATACAGCCATCTGACCCTCAGTTGGGTGTACGACTGGATGGCCCAGGGCGTGCCCGTGGTCGCGATGCACCGCAGCACCTCGTGGACCACCACCGACGGGTTGCGCGTGGACACCGGCATGTACCTGATCGGCATGGAGGAGACCTCGGGCCGCAAGGCCACCGCCGTCGGAAAGCCTGCGCCGGAAGGTTTCCTGGCCGCCGCGAGCCGGCTCGGTGTGGACCCCGACGAGATGTACATGATCGGCGACGACCTCAACAACGACGTGCTGGCCGCGCAGGTGGTCGGCATGACCGGCGTGCTGGTGCGCACCGGCAAGTTCCGGCAGAGTGTGCTGGACCGCTGGGCCGCAGACGATTTCGCGATGCAGCCCAACCATGTGATCGACTCGGTCGCCGATCTGCCTGCGCTGCTGGGCCTTTAG
- a CDS encoding DEAD/DEAH box helicase, producing MRADSAPSTQALRGWQRKALVKYLTTKPRDYLLVATPGAGKTTFALRIAAELLADRTVDKITVVVPTEHLKIQWAASAARNGISLDPKFSNSNSQTSSEYDGVVVTYAQVASHPTRHRVRTENYRTLVIFDEIHHGGDAKSWGDAMREAYSDATRRLALTGTPFRSDDSPIPFVNYEPDESGFMRSQADHVYGYSDALADGVVRPVVFLAYSGEARWRDSAGEEHAARLGEPLTAEQTARAWRTALNPAGEWMPAVIKAADRRLEQKRQHVPDAGGMIIATNQTTARAYADLLTKITGETPTVVLSDDPSASDRISQYSESNSKWLVAVRMVSEGVDVPRLSVGVYATSASTPLFFAQAIGRFVRSRRQGETASIFLPSVPNLLLLASEMEAQRNHVLGKPHRESDGLDDAALEDAEKRKDEKSELENGFEYLGADAELDQVIFDGASWGTATPAGSDEEADYLGIPGLLDAEQMRDLLRRRQEEQLTKRTAVAAETGAPPPPRTTHGQLRELRKELNALVTIAHHRTGKPHGWIHNELRRICGGPPVAAATTEQLKERIEAVRRLNP from the coding sequence GTGCGGGCTGACTCGGCGCCCAGCACCCAGGCATTGCGGGGCTGGCAGCGCAAGGCGCTGGTGAAGTATCTGACCACCAAGCCGCGTGATTATCTCCTGGTCGCGACCCCTGGTGCCGGTAAGACGACGTTTGCGCTGCGCATCGCCGCGGAACTGCTCGCCGACCGCACCGTGGACAAGATCACCGTCGTCGTACCGACCGAGCACCTGAAGATCCAGTGGGCGGCCTCGGCCGCGCGCAACGGCATCTCGCTGGACCCGAAGTTCAGCAACTCGAACTCGCAGACCTCGTCGGAGTACGACGGCGTGGTGGTCACCTACGCCCAGGTCGCGAGCCACCCGACGCGCCACCGGGTGCGCACCGAGAACTACCGGACGCTGGTGATCTTCGACGAGATCCACCACGGCGGCGATGCCAAGAGCTGGGGCGACGCGATGCGGGAGGCCTACAGTGACGCCACCCGCCGCCTGGCACTCACCGGTACCCCGTTCCGCAGCGACGACAGCCCCATCCCGTTCGTCAACTACGAACCGGACGAGAGCGGCTTCATGCGGTCTCAGGCCGACCATGTGTACGGCTACTCCGACGCGCTCGCCGACGGCGTGGTGCGGCCCGTGGTGTTCCTGGCGTACTCGGGTGAGGCCCGCTGGCGCGACAGCGCCGGCGAGGAACACGCGGCGCGTCTGGGCGAGCCACTGACCGCCGAGCAAACCGCGCGCGCCTGGCGCACGGCGCTCAACCCGGCCGGTGAGTGGATGCCCGCGGTCATCAAGGCCGCCGACCGGCGCCTCGAGCAGAAGCGTCAGCATGTGCCCGACGCGGGCGGCATGATCATCGCGACCAACCAGACCACGGCGCGCGCCTACGCGGACCTGCTCACCAAGATCACCGGTGAGACGCCCACGGTCGTGCTCTCGGACGACCCGAGCGCCTCCGACCGCATCAGCCAGTACTCCGAGTCCAACAGCAAGTGGCTGGTCGCCGTGCGCATGGTGTCCGAGGGCGTCGACGTGCCGCGCCTGTCGGTCGGCGTGTACGCGACGAGCGCGTCGACCCCGCTGTTCTTCGCACAGGCCATCGGACGCTTCGTGCGGTCGCGGCGCCAGGGTGAGACCGCGAGCATCTTCCTGCCGTCCGTGCCGAACCTGTTGCTGCTGGCCTCTGAGATGGAGGCCCAGCGCAACCACGTGCTGGGCAAGCCGCACCGCGAGTCCGACGGGCTCGACGACGCGGCACTCGAAGACGCCGAGAAACGCAAGGACGAGAAGAGCGAGCTCGAGAACGGGTTCGAATACCTCGGTGCCGACGCCGAATTGGATCAGGTCATCTTCGACGGTGCCTCGTGGGGCACCGCGACACCGGCAGGCAGCGACGAGGAGGCCGACTATCTCGGCATCCCCGGCCTGCTCGACGCCGAGCAGATGCGGGACCTGCTGCGCCGCCGCCAGGAGGAACAGCTCACCAAGCGCACGGCCGTCGCCGCCGAGACCGGCGCTCCCCCGCCGCCGCGCACCACGCACGGCCAATTGCGGGAGCTGCGAAAGGAACTCAACGCGCTGGTGACCATCGCGCACCACCGCACGGGCAAGCCGCACGGCTGGATCCACAACGAGTTGCGGCGCATCTGCGGTGGGCCGCCGGTGGCCGCGGCCACCACCGAGCAGCTCAAGGAGCGCATCGAGGCGGTCCGCCGGCTCAACCCCTAA